The following are encoded together in the Fundidesulfovibrio putealis DSM 16056 genome:
- a CDS encoding FAD/NAD(P)-binding protein: MTTLPNPYIPEIATIIETVQETPAIKTFRVTLNNPERMKSFRYEPGQAGQLSVFGVGEATFVINSPPTRMEYLQFSVMAAGEVTSRLHSLKAGDQIGVRAPLGNAFPYESMKGKNVVFVGGGIGMAPLRTLLLFMLDNRKDYGDISLLYGARSPEDMAFRYDLPDWTTRKDMKTVLTIDREAPGWEHTVGLIPNVLLDMNPSPENTVAVTCGPPIMIKFTLQALKKLGFPDESIITTLEKRMKCGVGICGRCNIGTKYVCMDGPVFTYAELKKLPSEL; this comes from the coding sequence ATGACCACCCTGCCAAATCCCTACATCCCCGAGATCGCCACGATCATCGAGACCGTCCAGGAGACCCCGGCCATCAAGACCTTCCGGGTGACCCTGAACAACCCCGAGCGCATGAAGTCCTTCCGGTACGAGCCGGGCCAGGCGGGCCAGCTCTCGGTGTTCGGCGTGGGCGAGGCAACCTTCGTCATCAACTCACCCCCCACCCGCATGGAGTACCTCCAGTTCTCGGTGATGGCCGCCGGTGAAGTGACCTCCAGGCTGCATTCGCTCAAAGCCGGGGACCAGATCGGCGTGCGCGCCCCGCTTGGCAACGCCTTCCCCTACGAGTCCATGAAGGGAAAGAACGTGGTGTTCGTGGGCGGCGGCATCGGCATGGCCCCGCTGCGCACCCTGCTGCTCTTCATGCTGGACAACCGCAAGGACTACGGGGACATAAGCCTGCTCTACGGCGCGCGCAGCCCCGAAGACATGGCCTTCCGCTACGACCTGCCCGACTGGACCACCCGCAAGGACATGAAAACGGTGCTGACCATCGACCGGGAAGCGCCGGGCTGGGAGCACACCGTGGGGCTCATCCCCAACGTGCTCCTGGACATGAACCCCTCGCCCGAGAACACCGTGGCCGTCACCTGCGGGCCGCCCATCATGATCAAGTTCACGCTCCAGGCGCTCAAGAAACTGGGCTTCCCGGACGAATCCATCATCACCACGCTGGAAAAGCGCATGAAGTGCGGCGTAGGCATCTGCGGCCGCTGCAACATCGGCACAAAGTATGTCTGCATGGACGGGCCGGTGTTCACCTATGCGGAGTTGAAAAAGCTCCCCAGCGAACTGTAG
- a CDS encoding CoB--CoM heterodisulfide reductase iron-sulfur subunit A family protein: MKIGVFVCHCGSNIAGTVDVVQVAEAAKSMPEVAFAQDTMYACSEPGQQGIIDAIKEKGLDGAVVASCTPRMHGSTFMRTVARAGLNPYMFEMANIREHVSWIGKDKVANTRKAIDLVRMAVAKLAQNRPLYSQSFSINKRVMIIGGGVAGIQAALDCADGGLEVVLVEKTTTIGGKMAKLDKTFPTVDCSSCILGPRMVDVAQHPNITLHASAEVDEVFGYVGNYQVEVRKKATYVNWKTCTGCGACMEKCPSKKSRDPFNELIGTTTAINIPFPQAIPKRASIDRDSCIKFKTGKCGICAKVCPTKAIDYDQQDEMITEEVGAIIAATGFDLMDWHVYGQYGAGRYPDVITSLQYERMLSASGPTGGHIKRPSDKKEPKTIVFIQCVGSRDKSVGRPYCTGFCCMYTAKQAILTKDHIPDSESYVFYMDIRAPGKMYDEFTRRAMEEYGAKYVRGRVSMVYPQDGKMIVRGVDTLAGAQVEVEADLVVLAVGAEGAAGSAQLAEKLRISYDSYGFFMEGHPKLKPVETNTAGVYLAGCAQGPKDIPSSVAQGSAAAAKVLSLFSKDQLQSDPQVSKVDLKRCVGCMKCALTCPFGAIKETEVRGEIKAQVIETICQGCGICTSTCRQGAIQLQNFTDNQILAEVNALLSSETEEA; encoded by the coding sequence ATGAAGATAGGAGTTTTCGTCTGCCACTGCGGCTCCAACATCGCCGGAACCGTGGACGTGGTGCAGGTGGCCGAGGCGGCCAAGTCCATGCCCGAGGTGGCCTTCGCCCAGGACACCATGTACGCCTGCTCCGAGCCGGGCCAGCAGGGCATCATCGACGCCATCAAGGAAAAGGGCCTGGACGGCGCGGTGGTGGCCTCCTGCACGCCGCGCATGCACGGTTCCACCTTCATGCGCACCGTGGCCCGCGCGGGGCTGAACCCCTACATGTTCGAGATGGCCAACATCCGCGAGCACGTCTCCTGGATCGGCAAGGACAAGGTCGCCAACACCAGGAAGGCCATCGACCTGGTGCGCATGGCCGTTGCCAAGCTGGCCCAGAACAGGCCGCTCTACTCCCAGAGTTTCAGTATCAACAAGCGGGTGATGATAATCGGCGGCGGCGTGGCGGGCATACAGGCCGCCCTGGACTGCGCCGACGGCGGCCTGGAAGTTGTGCTGGTGGAGAAGACCACCACCATCGGCGGCAAGATGGCCAAGCTGGACAAGACCTTCCCCACCGTGGACTGCTCCAGCTGCATCCTTGGCCCCCGCATGGTGGACGTGGCCCAGCACCCCAACATCACCCTGCACGCCTCCGCCGAAGTGGACGAGGTGTTCGGCTACGTGGGCAACTATCAGGTCGAGGTGCGCAAGAAGGCCACCTACGTGAACTGGAAGACCTGCACCGGCTGCGGGGCCTGCATGGAGAAGTGTCCCAGCAAGAAGAGCAGGGACCCGTTCAACGAGCTGATCGGCACCACCACGGCCATCAACATTCCCTTCCCGCAGGCCATCCCCAAGCGGGCCTCCATCGACCGCGACTCCTGCATCAAGTTCAAGACCGGCAAGTGCGGCATCTGCGCCAAGGTCTGCCCCACCAAGGCCATCGACTACGACCAGCAGGACGAGATGATCACCGAAGAGGTCGGAGCCATCATCGCGGCCACCGGCTTCGACCTGATGGACTGGCACGTGTACGGCCAGTACGGCGCGGGCCGCTACCCGGACGTCATCACCAGCCTCCAGTACGAGCGCATGCTCTCGGCCTCCGGCCCCACGGGCGGGCACATCAAGCGCCCCTCGGACAAGAAGGAGCCCAAGACCATCGTGTTCATCCAGTGCGTGGGCTCGCGCGACAAGTCCGTGGGCAGGCCCTACTGCACCGGCTTCTGCTGCATGTACACGGCCAAGCAGGCCATCCTGACCAAGGACCACATCCCCGACAGCGAGTCCTACGTGTTCTACATGGACATCCGCGCCCCCGGAAAGATGTACGACGAGTTCACCCGGCGGGCCATGGAGGAGTACGGCGCGAAGTACGTGCGCGGCCGCGTGTCCATGGTCTACCCCCAGGACGGCAAGATGATCGTGCGCGGCGTGGACACCCTGGCCGGAGCCCAGGTCGAGGTCGAGGCGGACCTGGTGGTGCTGGCCGTTGGCGCGGAAGGCGCGGCGGGCTCGGCCCAGCTGGCCGAGAAGCTGCGCATCTCGTATGATTCCTACGGTTTCTTCATGGAAGGCCATCCCAAGCTGAAACCCGTCGAGACCAACACGGCGGGCGTCTATCTCGCGGGCTGCGCCCAAGGCCCCAAGGACATCCCCTCCTCCGTGGCCCAGGGCAGCGCCGCCGCAGCCAAGGTGCTCTCGCTCTTCTCCAAGGACCAGCTCCAGAGCGACCCCCAGGTGTCCAAGGTGGACCTCAAGCGCTGCGTGGGCTGCATGAAGTGCGCGCTCACCTGCCCCTTCGGCGCCATCAAGGAGACCGAGGTGCGCGGGGAGATAAAAGCCCAGGTCATCGAGACCATCTGCCAGGGCTGCGGCATCTGCACCTCCACCTGCCGCCAGGGGGCCATCCAGCTTCAGAACTTCACCGACAACCAGATACTGGCCGAGGTCAACGCGCTGCTTTCCAGCGAGACGGAGGAGGCTTAG
- a CDS encoding hydrogenase iron-sulfur subunit: MDKELRIVGFLCNWCSYGGADTAGVGRFVQPTDLRIIRMPCSGRIDPLFVLKTLIGGADGVLVSGCHPRDCHYAEGNYYARRRLEVLKRFLPVIGIDPGRFEYTWVSASEGQRWQHVVTTFTNQIHALGPVQRIGRQSLATACSLGTVLEPLA, translated from the coding sequence ATGGACAAGGAACTTCGCATCGTAGGCTTCCTCTGCAACTGGTGCTCCTACGGAGGCGCGGACACCGCAGGCGTGGGGCGCTTCGTGCAGCCCACGGACCTGCGCATCATCCGCATGCCCTGCTCTGGGCGCATCGACCCGCTGTTCGTGCTGAAGACGCTGATCGGCGGCGCGGACGGCGTGCTGGTCTCCGGCTGCCACCCGCGCGACTGCCACTACGCCGAAGGCAACTACTACGCCAGACGCCGCCTGGAGGTGCTCAAGCGCTTTTTGCCCGTCATCGGCATCGATCCGGGCCGCTTCGAGTACACCTGGGTCTCGGCCTCGGAGGGCCAGCGCTGGCAGCACGTGGTAACCACCTTCACCAACCAGATACACGCCCTGGGTCCCGTCCAGCGCATCGGCAGGCAGTCCCTGGCCACGGCCTGCTCGCTGGGCACGGTCCTCGAGCCTTTGGCCTAG
- a CDS encoding 4Fe-4S dicluster domain-containing protein encodes MMDALFLADDKLSAWLGELAAARRVLVPVREREAVVFRPYAAGVTPVLDRQANVPPKASVFPASEALMSFRYTKNPENLGQVAVEVHETIDAPPTVVFGGRPCDARGFLVFDRVYDTPKIQDTAYKKRRENTLFVTLACDDPQNTCFCNVIGSSPYDATGSDVLLTPVAGGYLVECASERGKVLLESKLLSDGAAKREEAKAVHASSLAALDPVWDPSPAKAKLIEKFDDMGFWEDVSAKCISCGACTYLCPTCYCFNVTDERTGMKGERIRTWDTCMSYLFTLEASGHNPRPTKAHRLKNRVGHKFSYYPEIHGGPIACCGCGRCISLCPVSVDIREIVRLSIERPTAKPENK; translated from the coding sequence GTGATGGACGCCTTGTTTCTCGCAGACGACAAATTGTCCGCGTGGCTTGGCGAGCTCGCCGCCGCGCGCCGGGTGCTGGTTCCCGTCCGGGAGCGCGAGGCCGTGGTGTTTCGCCCCTATGCAGCGGGCGTGACCCCGGTGCTGGACCGCCAGGCCAACGTGCCGCCCAAGGCCAGCGTGTTCCCGGCCTCGGAGGCGCTCATGAGCTTCCGCTACACCAAGAACCCCGAGAACCTGGGGCAGGTGGCCGTGGAAGTGCACGAAACCATCGACGCACCGCCCACGGTGGTCTTCGGCGGCCGCCCCTGCGACGCGCGCGGCTTCCTGGTGTTCGACCGGGTGTACGACACCCCCAAAATCCAGGACACCGCCTACAAGAAGCGGCGCGAAAACACCCTGTTCGTGACCCTGGCCTGCGACGACCCGCAGAACACCTGCTTCTGCAACGTCATCGGCAGCTCCCCCTACGACGCCACCGGCTCGGACGTGCTGCTGACCCCGGTCGCCGGGGGCTATCTGGTGGAGTGCGCGTCTGAGCGCGGCAAGGTGCTGCTGGAATCCAAACTCCTGAGTGACGGCGCAGCAAAGCGCGAAGAGGCCAAGGCCGTGCACGCCTCGTCCCTGGCCGCCCTGGACCCGGTATGGGACCCCTCCCCGGCCAAGGCCAAGCTCATCGAGAAATTCGACGACATGGGCTTCTGGGAGGACGTCTCCGCCAAGTGCATCAGCTGCGGCGCATGCACGTACCTTTGCCCCACCTGCTACTGCTTCAACGTCACCGATGAGCGCACCGGCATGAAGGGCGAGCGCATCCGCACCTGGGACACCTGCATGTCCTACCTGTTCACCCTGGAGGCCAGCGGGCACAACCCCCGCCCCACCAAGGCCCACAGGCTGAAAAACCGCGTCGGCCACAAGTTCAGCTACTACCCGGAGATCCACGGCGGCCCCATCGCCTGCTGCGGCTGCGGACGTTGCATCTCGCTGTGCCCGGTGAGCGTGGACATCCGCGAGATCGTGCGCCTGTCCATCGAACGCCCCACGGCCAAGCCGGAAAACAAGTAG
- a CDS encoding methyl-accepting chemotaxis protein, translating into MRLSLKAAFLTPVLLVVTAGLAGLVWMGANATRDSATVMLRSDMPIIAQAIVKDVSDSMRLKTEALKTWTDIAVVKASAEGTGDQEAFLKRMSVTVSGMKSLGIDYVSLYNKNGDLVGSSLPGPLAKANMGDRDYFKAVTSGGKDSFVSKAIVSRISNKPVLVVAVPVKSAAGAIIGVLTAAVDLTALTGAVSATKIGSTGHVLIYEPDGKAIAHHDPAQLLKDESSKNEMIQKALAVSGDALLTSADGRLAAVRKDAFTGWTFCVLAPMEDLAAQVKSSINRQALLAAVVTVVLAAAIWLLSAKVVTGPLTRCLGFAKAVAGGELMRQLATETSCTELRELSLSLSELVSTLKDNLASIAEKQALANAQAEKAEEALRQAEVAGCKAERSRLEGLAEAASRLEGVVTGVNDSSDQLTRQMDEAIGDAQSQQDRTMQTATAMEQMNATILEVARSAQQAANQTGMASEKANDGKNLVEQAVAAISGVDQLAGELKEAMDGLASRTKAVDQVLTVISDIADQTNLLALNAAIEAARAGDAGRGFAVVADEVRKLAEKTMVATREVGATITAIQGGTQQNVSKVEDMAQAASQASSLARNSGGALAEIVSLVETTSDQVRAIATASEEQSAASEQITRSVDEIRELAGRISQSMTRSEDILRTLGDQSDSLETVIGQLRSNQLEA; encoded by the coding sequence ATGAGGCTGTCTTTGAAGGCTGCGTTTCTGACCCCGGTTCTTTTGGTGGTCACCGCCGGACTCGCCGGGCTGGTCTGGATGGGAGCCAACGCCACGCGCGACTCGGCCACAGTCATGCTGCGCTCCGACATGCCCATTATCGCCCAGGCCATCGTCAAGGACGTGTCCGACTCCATGCGCCTGAAAACCGAGGCCCTGAAAACCTGGACCGACATCGCCGTGGTCAAGGCCAGCGCCGAGGGCACTGGCGACCAGGAGGCATTCCTCAAGCGCATGAGCGTCACGGTGTCCGGCATGAAGAGCCTTGGTATCGACTACGTGAGCCTCTACAACAAGAACGGCGATCTGGTGGGCTCCAGCCTGCCCGGCCCCCTGGCCAAGGCCAACATGGGCGACCGCGACTACTTCAAGGCCGTGACCAGCGGCGGCAAGGATTCCTTCGTCTCCAAGGCCATCGTGAGCCGCATATCCAACAAGCCCGTGCTGGTGGTGGCCGTGCCGGTCAAGTCCGCCGCAGGCGCGATCATCGGGGTGCTCACCGCCGCAGTGGACCTCACGGCCCTGACCGGAGCCGTCTCGGCCACCAAGATCGGTTCCACCGGACACGTGCTCATCTACGAACCCGACGGCAAGGCCATCGCCCATCACGATCCGGCCCAACTCCTGAAGGACGAATCCTCCAAGAACGAAATGATCCAGAAGGCCCTGGCCGTGTCCGGCGACGCCCTGCTCACCTCCGCGGACGGGCGTCTGGCCGCAGTGCGCAAGGACGCCTTTACCGGCTGGACCTTCTGCGTGCTGGCCCCCATGGAGGACCTAGCCGCCCAGGTGAAAAGCTCCATCAACCGGCAGGCTTTGCTGGCGGCGGTGGTTACCGTGGTGCTGGCCGCCGCCATCTGGCTTCTCTCGGCCAAGGTTGTCACCGGCCCGCTGACCCGTTGCCTGGGCTTCGCCAAGGCCGTGGCCGGAGGCGAGCTTATGCGGCAGCTGGCTACCGAGACCAGCTGCACGGAGCTGCGCGAACTGTCCCTGTCGCTCTCCGAGCTGGTGTCCACCCTGAAGGACAACCTGGCCAGCATCGCCGAAAAGCAGGCCCTGGCCAACGCCCAGGCAGAAAAAGCCGAGGAGGCCCTGCGTCAGGCCGAGGTCGCCGGATGCAAGGCCGAGCGCTCCCGCCTGGAGGGGCTGGCCGAGGCGGCCTCGCGCCTGGAGGGCGTGGTGACCGGCGTGAACGACTCCTCGGACCAGCTCACCCGGCAGATGGATGAGGCCATAGGCGACGCCCAGTCCCAGCAGGACCGCACCATGCAGACCGCCACCGCCATGGAGCAGATGAACGCCACCATCCTGGAGGTGGCCCGAAGCGCCCAGCAGGCCGCCAACCAGACCGGCATGGCCAGCGAGAAGGCCAATGACGGAAAGAATCTGGTGGAGCAGGCCGTGGCCGCCATCTCCGGGGTGGACCAGCTGGCCGGGGAGCTCAAAGAGGCCATGGACGGACTGGCTTCACGGACCAAGGCCGTGGACCAGGTGCTGACCGTGATTTCCGACATTGCGGACCAGACCAACCTGCTGGCCCTGAACGCCGCCATCGAGGCCGCGCGCGCTGGAGACGCCGGGCGCGGTTTCGCCGTGGTGGCCGACGAGGTGAGAAAACTCGCTGAAAAGACCATGGTGGCCACCCGCGAAGTTGGCGCCACCATCACCGCCATCCAGGGCGGCACCCAGCAAAACGTCTCCAAGGTGGAGGACATGGCCCAGGCAGCCAGCCAGGCCAGCTCCCTGGCCAGGAACTCGGGCGGGGCTTTGGCCGAGATCGTCTCCCTGGTGGAGACCACATCCGATCAGGTGCGGGCCATCGCCACGGCCAGCGAGGAGCAGTCCGCCGCCAGCGAGCAGATCACCCGCTCCGTGGACGAGATCCGCGAACTGGCCGGGCGCATCTCCCAGAGCATGACCCGCTCGGAAGACATCCTGCGCACCCTGGGCGACCAGAGCGACTCGCTGGAGACGGTCATCGGCCAGCTGCGCAGCAACCAGCTGGAAGCGTAG
- a CDS encoding hybrid sensor histidine kinase/response regulator codes for MRDRHSPLDPAPQGKGRHPDNQAGDWRDFMEHVPVGMVRVHPDGSLLWLNSHAAGLFGFTTPEAALAALQGTGICLESAQANQSGDSRTYFSETALALKAECVGMNETGLTQLSSPVVPPSQAGPPWPAPPSEDQAGPGISPMLTFEAWCHRESSDIWLARFRLRRVADKDGRTLHFEGVVDDITAPRRAREAKATSEARYRAIFAQSGQGIALMRRDLSLTAVNQAFCRLLGFEEAELSGRSYLDLVSPADLERQPLRLDEALSGRHVSLIRVLTAKDGSQVTVEVSVRLIAPDEVVMVFWDMSESLKNRRSLLLERQRLRTLLDAIPGPVWAVRQDMTLAATNAVYDQMTSQTRGCFCHGRSGSSELHCGKCPTRKVLDTGLPAARECAFPDGRVFLINAVPFRDEDGTPLALGLAVNITAQKTLERELTEAREQALAATEAKSRFLASVSHEIRTPLNGVLGNLQLLQEGLLDSSQDESVRAALGSGRLLMRLIDDILDLSKIESGTLDFTSEPVDLQHLLSQVTGLLGALADAKGLVLDCSAPKARIVGDPARITQIMLNLAGNAVKYTTKGFVRVSLALEQPLAGPPLSALVITVEDSGPGIPVSKRQSVFEPFTQLGAPARTTFGGVGLGLNIVSMLVRAMNGELDLHDRSGGGTTVTVRLPVSVQPFIPDAPEEARPLPARSLRVLVVEDERVNQRMLVRALERRGHAAALAGDGLEALEALRSGSFDLVLMDIQMPRMDGLEATRAIRRGVAGEAARAVPIVSLTAHAMTGDKERCLEAGVDVYLTKPVELSELDRVLARTALSAPPR; via the coding sequence ATGCGCGATCGCCATTCACCTCTTGACCCCGCACCGCAGGGGAAAGGCCGCCACCCGGATAATCAGGCAGGGGACTGGCGCGATTTTATGGAGCATGTGCCTGTGGGCATGGTCCGCGTGCATCCGGACGGGTCGCTCCTGTGGCTGAACTCCCATGCTGCCGGGCTCTTCGGGTTCACGACGCCGGAAGCGGCCCTGGCCGCGCTTCAGGGGACCGGCATCTGTCTGGAGTCGGCCCAGGCGAACCAGTCCGGTGACAGCCGGACGTATTTTTCCGAAACCGCGCTGGCCCTAAAGGCCGAATGCGTGGGAATGAACGAGACCGGCCTCACGCAGCTTTCTTCTCCCGTCGTCCCGCCCAGCCAGGCAGGCCCTCCCTGGCCCGCACCGCCTTCCGAGGACCAGGCAGGTCCCGGCATTTCACCCATGCTGACCTTTGAGGCCTGGTGCCACCGGGAGAGCTCGGACATCTGGCTGGCCCGCTTCCGGCTTCGACGCGTGGCGGACAAGGATGGGCGCACCCTTCATTTCGAAGGCGTGGTGGACGACATCACCGCGCCGCGCCGCGCGCGAGAGGCCAAGGCCACGTCCGAGGCGCGCTACCGGGCCATCTTCGCGCAGTCCGGCCAGGGGATCGCGCTCATGCGGCGCGATCTCAGCCTCACGGCGGTCAACCAAGCCTTCTGCCGCCTGCTGGGGTTCGAGGAGGCGGAACTTTCGGGGCGCAGCTATCTGGACCTCGTCTCCCCTGCCGATCTGGAGCGTCAGCCCCTCCGGCTGGACGAGGCCCTGTCCGGGCGGCACGTCAGCCTCATCCGCGTGCTCACCGCCAAGGACGGCTCGCAGGTCACCGTCGAGGTGTCGGTTCGCCTGATCGCTCCGGACGAGGTGGTCATGGTCTTCTGGGACATGTCCGAGAGCCTGAAGAACCGCCGCAGCCTCCTCCTGGAGCGACAGCGCCTGCGCACGCTGCTGGACGCCATCCCCGGCCCGGTCTGGGCCGTGCGCCAGGACATGACCCTGGCCGCCACCAACGCCGTCTACGACCAGATGACCTCCCAGACACGCGGCTGTTTCTGCCACGGCAGAAGCGGCTCCAGCGAACTGCATTGCGGCAAATGCCCCACGCGCAAGGTTCTGGACACCGGCCTGCCCGCCGCCAGGGAATGCGCATTCCCGGACGGACGCGTATTCCTCATCAACGCGGTCCCCTTCCGCGACGAGGACGGCACCCCCTTGGCTCTGGGCCTGGCCGTGAACATCACGGCCCAGAAGACCCTGGAACGCGAGCTGACGGAGGCGCGCGAGCAGGCCCTGGCCGCCACTGAGGCCAAGAGCCGGTTCCTGGCCTCCGTGAGCCACGAGATACGCACGCCGCTGAACGGGGTGCTGGGCAACCTTCAGTTGCTTCAGGAAGGGCTCCTGGACTCCTCCCAGGATGAGTCCGTGCGCGCGGCCCTGGGGTCTGGGCGGCTGCTCATGCGCCTGATCGACGACATCCTGGACCTGTCCAAGATAGAATCCGGCACACTGGACTTCACTTCGGAACCCGTGGACCTGCAACACCTGCTCTCCCAGGTGACAGGCCTGCTGGGCGCTCTGGCCGACGCCAAGGGGCTGGTGCTCGATTGCAGCGCCCCGAAGGCCAGGATAGTCGGCGATCCGGCGCGCATAACCCAGATTATGCTCAATCTCGCCGGGAACGCCGTCAAATACACCACCAAAGGCTTCGTGCGGGTGTCATTGGCCCTGGAACAACCTCTGGCCGGGCCTCCCCTCAGCGCACTGGTCATCACCGTGGAGGATTCCGGGCCAGGCATTCCCGTAAGCAAGCGCCAGTCGGTGTTCGAACCCTTCACCCAGCTGGGCGCGCCCGCCAGGACGACCTTCGGGGGCGTGGGCCTGGGGCTCAACATCGTCAGCATGCTGGTGCGGGCCATGAACGGCGAGCTCGACCTGCACGACCGTTCCGGCGGCGGCACCACGGTGACCGTGAGGCTGCCTGTCTCGGTGCAGCCTTTCATCCCGGACGCCCCGGAAGAGGCGCGCCCGCTGCCAGCGCGCTCCCTGCGGGTGCTGGTGGTGGAGGACGAGCGCGTCAACCAGCGCATGCTGGTCCGGGCCCTGGAGCGCCGGGGCCACGCCGCCGCGCTGGCCGGAGACGGCCTGGAAGCCCTGGAGGCCCTGCGCTCCGGAAGTTTCGACCTGGTGCTCATGGACATCCAGATGCCGCGCATGGACGGCCTGGAGGCTACCCGGGCCATCCGCCGGGGCGTTGCCGGAGAGGCCGCCCGCGCCGTGCCCATCGTGTCGCTCACCGCTCACGCCATGACCGGCGACAAGGAACGCTGCCTGGAGGCTGGCGTGGATGTCTACCTGACCAAACCCGTCGAACTCTCCGAACTGGACCGGGTGCTGGCCCGCACCGCCCTTTCCGCCCCTCCCCGCTGA
- a CDS encoding 4Fe-4S dicluster domain-containing protein, which produces MPLQDELKAQIVKRLPELDVVIGWGQGYDSLHRTPLFITSEADVEKLVFDPLCVHNLSTYLTRYGSAKRIGVVVKGCDSRSVVELLQEKLIHRDKVVVFGLPCEGVADLGKVKRALAAKDLDMGRVRATSFADGDLVVTVSGQEIRLPMAEVQADKCGRCRYHNAIIHDEFAGQPITEAAPDTYADIAAFEEQTLEERMEFWREQMERCIRCYACRNACPLCVCRDYCIGQSREPNWVSQRDGLEEKFFFQMIHATHLAGRCTECGECERACPVDIPLLLFKRKLGKEILELFDYRAGTDPDARPPLLNFKVEEDTINERGW; this is translated from the coding sequence ATGCCGTTACAAGACGAACTCAAGGCGCAGATCGTCAAGCGCCTCCCGGAACTGGACGTGGTCATCGGCTGGGGCCAGGGGTACGACTCCCTGCACCGCACGCCCCTGTTCATCACCAGCGAGGCCGACGTTGAGAAGCTGGTGTTCGACCCGCTGTGCGTGCACAACCTGTCCACCTACCTCACCCGCTACGGCAGCGCCAAGCGCATCGGCGTGGTGGTCAAGGGCTGCGACAGCCGCTCGGTGGTGGAACTCTTGCAGGAAAAACTCATCCACCGCGACAAGGTGGTGGTGTTCGGCCTGCCCTGCGAGGGCGTGGCCGACCTGGGCAAGGTCAAGCGCGCCCTGGCCGCCAAGGACCTGGACATGGGCCGCGTGCGCGCCACGAGCTTCGCGGACGGCGACCTGGTGGTCACCGTGTCGGGACAGGAAATCCGGCTGCCCATGGCCGAGGTGCAGGCCGACAAGTGCGGACGCTGCCGCTACCACAACGCCATCATCCATGACGAATTCGCGGGCCAGCCCATCACGGAAGCAGCCCCGGACACCTACGCGGACATCGCCGCCTTCGAGGAGCAGACCCTGGAGGAGCGCATGGAGTTCTGGCGCGAGCAGATGGAGCGCTGCATACGCTGCTACGCCTGCCGCAACGCCTGCCCCCTGTGCGTGTGCCGCGACTACTGCATCGGCCAGAGCCGCGAGCCCAACTGGGTCAGCCAGCGCGACGGCCTGGAGGAGAAGTTCTTCTTCCAGATGATCCACGCCACGCACCTGGCCGGGCGCTGCACCGAGTGCGGCGAGTGCGAGCGGGCCTGCCCCGTGGACATCCCGCTGCTGCTTTTCAAGCGCAAGCTGGGCAAGGAGATTCTGGAGCTGTTCGACTACCGCGCCGGGACCGATCCCGACGCCAGGCCGCCGCTTCTGAACTTCAAGGTCGAGGAAGACACCATCAACGAGAGGGGCTGGTGA
- a CDS encoding CoB--CoM heterodisulfide reductase iron-sulfur subunit B family protein → MSQKLRYAYYPGCSGQGTSKEYEQSTRAVCEALGMELVDIPDWSCCGSSPAHTVDHRLSSALSGRNLALAERLEGVSAILTPCPSCLTNLKVSAHKMKDPEFAAEVNALLDFPVRNTLPVKSILQAIYEDVGPDALSPKVVRRLTGLKLAPYYGCIMNRPPDIMEFDDHENPIAMDRLMEAVGAEAVPFPLKVECCGASFGVARRDIVQKLSGKLLDTAASNGADAVVTACPLCQMNLDLRQDQINVANNTSHNMPVFYYTQLIGLALGMTPSQVGLEKLEVSPMALLDSLPARAEAQAQAAKKPASKGAQS, encoded by the coding sequence ATGAGCCAGAAGCTCCGCTACGCCTACTACCCCGGCTGTTCCGGCCAGGGAACGTCCAAGGAATACGAGCAGTCCACCCGCGCCGTGTGCGAGGCTCTGGGCATGGAACTGGTGGACATCCCGGACTGGAGCTGCTGCGGCTCCTCCCCGGCCCACACCGTGGACCACCGGCTCTCGAGCGCCCTGTCCGGGCGAAATCTTGCCCTGGCCGAGCGCCTGGAAGGGGTGTCCGCCATCCTGACCCCCTGCCCCAGCTGCCTGACCAACCTCAAGGTGTCCGCCCACAAGATGAAGGACCCGGAGTTCGCCGCCGAGGTCAACGCCCTGCTGGATTTTCCAGTGCGCAACACCCTGCCCGTGAAGTCCATCCTTCAGGCCATCTATGAGGACGTCGGACCGGACGCCCTGAGCCCCAAGGTGGTGAGGCGCCTGACGGGGCTGAAACTCGCGCCCTACTACGGCTGCATCATGAACCGCCCGCCGGACATCATGGAATTCGACGACCACGAGAACCCCATCGCCATGGATCGCCTCATGGAGGCCGTCGGAGCCGAAGCTGTCCCCTTCCCCCTCAAGGTGGAGTGCTGCGGCGCGTCCTTCGGCGTGGCAAGGCGAGACATCGTGCAAAAGCTCTCCGGAAAGCTTTTGGACACCGCCGCTTCCAACGGAGCGGACGCGGTGGTCACGGCCTGCCCGTTGTGCCAGATGAACCTGGACCTCAGGCAGGACCAGATAAACGTGGCCAACAACACCAGCCACAACATGCCGGTGTTCTATTACACGCAGCTCATCGGGCTGGCCCTGGGCATGACGCCGTCCCAGGTGGGCCTTGAAAAGCTGGAGGTCAGCCCCATGGCGCTTCTCGACAGCCTGCCCGCCAGGGCTGAAGCCCAAGCCCAGGCAGCGAAAAAGCCTGCAAGCAAGGGGGCGCAGTCATGA